The following are from one region of the Hyphomicrobiales bacterium genome:
- a CDS encoding acetyl-CoA carboxylase carboxyltransferase subunit beta, translating to MNWIDNVVRPKIRTLFASSSQTPENLWIKCPETGEMVFHRDLENNDWVVPNSGHHMRMPIRRRLERLFDEAQFELIETPDVAADPLKFRDERKYTDRIRDARGKTNEQDAFLVAAGTIHAQPVVVAAQNFAFMGGSLGMAAGEAFIKAAEVAVERGRPLILFAASGGARMQEGILSLMQLPRTTVAVQRVKEAGLPYIVVLTNPTTGGVTASYAMLGDIHIAEPGALIGFAGPRVIEQTIREKLPEGFQRSEYLLEHGMLDMVVTRQEMRDTLARLVDLFMNPVSLPALAAPEEPVEDAVPADEPASPEAPAMTDGEPQREAQPA from the coding sequence GTGAACTGGATCGACAATGTCGTGCGGCCAAAGATCCGCACCCTGTTTGCCTCTTCGAGCCAAACGCCGGAAAATCTTTGGATCAAGTGTCCGGAAACGGGTGAGATGGTGTTCCACCGCGACCTTGAGAACAATGATTGGGTCGTGCCGAACTCCGGTCACCACATGCGCATGCCGATCCGCCGTCGCTTGGAACGGCTGTTCGATGAGGCGCAGTTCGAGCTGATCGAAACGCCGGATGTGGCCGCTGATCCGTTGAAGTTTCGTGATGAGCGCAAATACACCGACCGCATCCGCGATGCGCGCGGCAAGACCAATGAGCAGGATGCCTTTCTGGTGGCGGCTGGCACCATTCACGCTCAGCCTGTGGTGGTCGCGGCGCAGAACTTTGCCTTTATGGGCGGTTCGCTCGGCATGGCCGCAGGCGAAGCGTTCATCAAGGCCGCCGAAGTCGCGGTCGAGCGCGGCCGTCCTCTGATCCTGTTTGCCGCGTCTGGCGGAGCGCGCATGCAAGAGGGCATTCTCTCGCTCATGCAGCTGCCGCGCACGACCGTTGCCGTGCAGCGCGTCAAGGAAGCGGGCCTGCCCTATATCGTGGTGCTCACCAATCCCACCACCGGCGGTGTTACGGCATCTTACGCCATGCTGGGCGACATCCATATCGCCGAGCCGGGCGCGCTGATTGGTTTCGCTGGCCCCCGCGTGATTGAGCAGACCATCCGGGAAAAACTGCCCGAAGGATTCCAACGTTCGGAATATCTCCTGGAGCATGGCATGCTCGATATGGTGGTGACCCGCCAGGAGATGCGCGACACGCTGGCTCGTTTGGTTGATCTCTTCATGAACCCTGTATCGTTGCCAGCACTGGCGGCGCCCGAAGAACCAGTCGAAGACGCCGTACCCGCCGATGAGCCGGCTTCTCCTGAGGCTCCCGCAATGACGGACGGCGAACCGCAGCGCGAAGCTCAGCCTGCATGA
- a CDS encoding bifunctional folylpolyglutamate synthase/dihydrofolate synthase codes for MPNTGGQTSTEKVDVLDLLHRFTTLHPRAWDLGLERLARLLNDLGNPHLRLPPVVHVAGTNGKGSTIAFMRAMLEADARSAHVYTSPHLVRFNERIRIGAPGDGQFVSDAALTETLLRCERVNAGQPITFFEATTAAAMALFAQHPADATLLEVGLGGRLDATNVVETPHICVITPISMDHMSFLGDTLEKIAAEKAGILKRDVTAVIGPQEPAALEVIRAASQRVGAPLVVHGQDYMAYEEHGRLVYQDAFGLLDLPLPRLPGRHQIINAGLALAAMRHSQFELPDQAFETAMSTVTWPARLQKLTGDLAALAPSCDVWLDGGHNAGGGQALAEAMADLEDRVPRPLFLVAGMLRTKDASSFFEPFGGLARQVIAIPIPGHEKSYDTVSLASSAAEGGTFAAISPSLEDALQEIESASDEPCRVLICGSLYLAGYALKADGSEPV; via the coding sequence ATGCCCAACACGGGCGGGCAAACGTCGACCGAAAAGGTCGATGTGCTCGACCTGCTGCACCGTTTCACGACGCTGCACCCGCGCGCCTGGGACCTAGGTCTGGAGCGGCTTGCCCGTCTCCTGAACGATCTGGGCAACCCGCATCTGCGTTTGCCGCCGGTGGTGCATGTGGCAGGTACCAACGGCAAAGGCTCCACAATCGCCTTCATGCGCGCGATGCTGGAAGCCGACGCCCGCAGCGCCCACGTCTACACCTCGCCCCATCTGGTGCGTTTCAATGAGCGGATCCGCATCGGCGCGCCTGGCGACGGCCAGTTCGTATCGGATGCAGCGCTGACTGAGACTCTGCTGCGCTGCGAACGGGTGAATGCCGGTCAGCCGATCACGTTCTTTGAAGCGACGACGGCAGCTGCCATGGCGCTGTTTGCGCAGCATCCGGCGGATGCGACTCTGCTTGAAGTCGGTCTAGGCGGACGGCTTGATGCGACCAACGTGGTTGAAACGCCGCACATCTGCGTCATCACGCCGATCTCCATGGATCATATGAGCTTCCTTGGTGACACGCTGGAAAAGATCGCCGCAGAAAAGGCTGGCATCTTGAAGCGAGACGTCACGGCCGTGATCGGCCCGCAGGAACCAGCCGCACTTGAGGTTATCCGGGCCGCCTCGCAACGGGTCGGCGCACCGCTTGTTGTCCATGGCCAAGATTACATGGCCTATGAGGAGCATGGGCGTCTGGTGTATCAAGACGCGTTCGGATTGCTCGATTTGCCGCTGCCGCGCCTGCCAGGACGCCATCAGATCATCAATGCAGGGCTGGCGCTCGCGGCCATGCGGCACAGCCAGTTCGAGCTTCCTGACCAGGCCTTTGAAACGGCGATGAGCACCGTAACCTGGCCGGCGCGTTTGCAGAAGCTCACCGGTGATCTGGCGGCGCTTGCCCCCTCATGCGATGTCTGGCTCGATGGCGGACACAATGCTGGTGGTGGCCAGGCGCTGGCAGAGGCGATGGCTGATCTGGAAGATCGCGTGCCACGCCCACTTTTTCTCGTGGCAGGCATGCTGCGCACCAAAGATGCCTCCAGCTTTTTTGAACCATTCGGCGGGTTGGCGCGGCAGGTGATCGCCATTCCGATCCCTGGGCACGAAAAGAGCTATGACACGGTAAGCCTTGCCTCGTCGGCTGCGGAAGGCGGCACTTTCGCCGCGATCAGCCCGAGCCTGGAAGATGCATTGCAGGAGATCGAATCCGCCTCAGACGAGCCTTGTCGTGTGCTGATCTGCGGCTCACTCTATCTGGCCGGTTACGCGCTGAAGGCGGATGGTTCGGAGCCTGTTTGA